DNA from Luteolibacter yonseiensis:
CATGAACCTACGCCCGGGCGCGGGAACCGGAACCGGCGCGGGCGGCAAGCTCACCATTTTCACCGCCCCGGCCGGATCGAGCAGTTCGACTTTGAACGGCCTGGTGAACGCCGCGCAATTCGACGCGAGCACCACGGCCGGCGACACGCGATTCCTCCTCTACGACGTCGATTCCGGAACCCTGAAACGCGTCTCCGTCGGTGCCGCGGACTCCGGTGGCTCAGGATTCAAATTGCTCCGCATCCCCAACTGATCAGCCACCTGAAACCATGTCACGCGACGAACTCCACGCCATTGCCCAAGCCGACACCCCAGAGGGCGTCCAAGTCCCGAACACCATGCCCGGCCTGATCGCCTGGGGATTCATGCGATTCGGCACCAACGCCATGATCATGATGATTTGCTTGGGCGTCGGCGGCTATGCCCTCAAAGGCATCTACGCCGATCTCGGCAGGTCAAACATGATCGTGCTCGAGATGGTCCGCGCCCAGACCACATCCAACACCCGTCTGGAATCAACCCTCGCGGAGCTTGCCCGTCAGGTCGAGAACAACACCCGGGCCATCACCGATCTCCAACGCACCACCACCCGAAATCAATAATTCCAACCACCACTCCAATGACCGACTTCCGCACATTTCCCGAATTCTTCGAAACCCTCGACGTGAAACATTTCCGTGCCGAGGAGTTCACCGAATACTTTGCCACCCGTCGCCGGGGCGTCACAAACTCCACCCCTCCTAGGGAGATCTGGGGGAACATCACGCCAACTATCAGGATCGTGGACGCTCTCCGCGCTCACTTCGGCCGTCCCATCGTCCTGCTCTCCAGTTATCGCTCTCCGGCCTACAATGCCGCCATCGGCGATGCCGCGCCCAAGTCGTTCCATATGCAGTTCAAGGCTCTGGACATCGCGGTGAGTGGCAAGACTCCCCGCCAAGTGTTCGCGGTGCTCGACCAGTGGCGCAAGGAAGGCAAGTTCAAGGGCGGGCTCGGCCTCTACAGCACCTTTGTCCACATCGATACCCGCGGTAACAATGCCACCTGGGGCGACGTCTGACCGCCGACGCTAATTTTCCTACTCGCCCCCGGTTAACAAAAGTTAACATTTTGGGGGTTCGAAGGGCCTGAGCCACCCCTTGACGGGGGTGGCCTTTTGATGTTCATGTGAACGCATGGACATCCTAGACGCCAAGGACCCGGGGCGCGTCGCGCGGGTCCGCGAGATGCTGCTCCGCACCATCAACAGCGAAAACCCGGCGAAGAAGCACGGCAACCGCTACGACGAATGGGAGCAGCGGGTGTACGATGCCAAGGAGGAACTGGCCATCCTGGACAGCCGGCTGTGGGCTCTCGGAATCGACAACGGCGAATATCCCTATTGATCCTGCAAATCGGGGCTGTGGTATCAGCGAGGTAACACCCTCGTAACTCACTTAAAATAATGGCGGACAGGGAGGGATTCGAACCCTCGGTACGCTTTCACGCACACACGCTTTCCAAGCGTGCTCATTCGACCACTCTGACACCTGCCCTTGGAGGGCGGGACGCTAGAAAGACGGCCGCCCGTTGGCAATCCATTTTTGTGTTTTTCTCAAAATGAATTTGAAATCAGTCGTTTCCGGCGCGTGCGAGAATCCAGAGAAGGTCGGAAAGACGGTTGAAAAACAGGCGGACCACTTCCGGCACCGGCTCGCCGGATTCGTGGAGGGCGAGCACTCCGCGCTCGGCACGGCGGGCGACGGCGCGGGCGAAATCAAGGCCGGCACGGGCCATGGAGCCTTCCGCCCCGGGGATGGCCCAGCCGGTGAAACGGATGCCTTGTGCCTCGTAACGGTGGGCTTCCGCGGTGATCCAGGTGAGATCGGCATCCGCGATGGCCGCGTATTTTTTCTCAAGGTAGCGCGCCTCGTCTTCGGGTAGGTGGGCGAGCTGCCCCATCAGTCCGATGAGCAGCGATTGGAGGCGGTCGATCAATTCGATCCAACTTTCGTCGTGGGAAGCAGCGCGGGCGAGGCCGAGGGCTGCGTTCAGCTCATCCACATTTCCAAGTGCCTCGATGCGCAGGGAGGTTTTTGCGATGCGCTTTCCAAAGAGAAGATCCGTGCTGCCGGAATCCCCCCGGCCGGTGATGATGCTCATGGGAAAAGGCTAGGCCCGAGAAAAATCAATGTCCATCCGCGTTCATCCGTGCTTCCTAGGGGCGGCAATGAAACTTGCGAAGCTCGGCGACGGCCCCGAAATTTTCCACACCATCCAAGGGGAGGGGGTGAGCGTCGGCATGCCCGCGGTTTTCATCCGGGCGTCGCGCTGCAATCTC
Protein-coding regions in this window:
- a CDS encoding YcbK family protein is translated as MTDFRTFPEFFETLDVKHFRAEEFTEYFATRRRGVTNSTPPREIWGNITPTIRIVDALRAHFGRPIVLLSSYRSPAYNAAIGDAAPKSFHMQFKALDIAVSGKTPRQVFAVLDQWRKEGKFKGGLGLYSTFVHIDTRGNNATWGDV
- a CDS encoding cob(I)yrinic acid a,c-diamide adenosyltransferase → MSIITGRGDSGSTDLLFGKRIAKTSLRIEALGNVDELNAALGLARAASHDESWIELIDRLQSLLIGLMGQLAHLPEDEARYLEKKYAAIADADLTWITAEAHRYEAQGIRFTGWAIPGAEGSMARAGLDFARAVARRAERGVLALHESGEPVPEVVRLFFNRLSDLLWILARAGND